One Streptomonospora salina genomic window, GTACGTTTCGCTGGCCGCGACGGTGAACATGGCCGGGGGTCAGCCCATCAGTATGGCCAACCTCGCGGAGGTCCGGGAGCTCACCCGCCGCCGCGGGATCCCGGTCATGCTTGACGCGGCGAGAGCGGTGGAGAACGCCTGGTTCATCAAGCAGCGTGAGCCGGGATGGAATGGGCGCTCGGTTGCCGACATTCTACAAGCGATGTGCGCGCTGACCGACGGTGCCACGATGTCGGCGAAGAAGGACAGCTTCGCCAATATCGGCGGCTGGCTTGCTGTGCGCGATCCAGCGCTAGCGGAGCAGGCGCGCAACCTGGTCGTTGTCTATGAGGGGCTGCACACCTATGGCGGGATGGCCGGCCGTGACCTGGAGGCGACGGCGCAAGGCATTGAAGAGTCCGTACAGGAGGACAGTATACGCACCCGCGTCCAGCAGGTGGCCTACCTAGCAGGGCGGATCGCTGCGGCGGGTGTGCCGATCGTACGCCCGGTGGGCGGGCATGCCGTGTTCCTCAACGCGACGGCGTTCCTGCCGGGCATACCCCACGAGCAGTTTCCCGCGCAGACGCTGACCTGTGCGCTCTACCTCGATGCCGGGATCAGATCCACTGAGCGCGGAGCGGTGTCGGCCGGGCGTGACCCGGTGACGGGCGAGAACCGGTATCCGCCCCTCGAACTGGTCCGACTCACCATCCCGCGTCGCACTTATACGCAGAGCCATATGGATGTGGTGGCCGAGAGCATCATCCGGCTGTACGGGCAGCGAGAGAAGCTGCGTTCGGGCGTGGCATTCGCCTATGAGCCCGAGACTCTGCGCTTCTTCCAATCCCGGTTTCGGCCGCTGTCGGGCGAACCGCTGTTCGGCTAGGTCACGACGTAACCCCGCAGAACCACCCAGGTGCGTGTTAGAGGACTCGCCCCCTCCCCTCCCGTCAGGAGCTTGCCATGACGCAACCGAAGGACACCACACCGCTGCTGCCCACTCCTCTCATGCAGCTCGCCACGGGATTCTGGAGCTTCAAGACCTTTGCGGGTGCCATCGACATCGGCTTGTTCAATCTGCTGGGCGGAGGACGTGAGCTGACCATGGAAGAGGTGTCGGCCGAACTGGGGATCGCCGACCGGCCCGCCGACCTGCTTCTGGCCGGCTGCGCATCGCTGGGCCTCCTGGACAAGTCCGGCTCCCGGTACCGAAATTCGGAACTCTCGGAGGAGTTCCTGGTCGAGGGGAGGCCCTACTACTTCGGCGGGTTCGTCCGCTACCTGGACCGCCGCGAGTACCCCGCCTGGCAGTCCATTGTCCAGACCCTCCGGACAAACAGTCCCCTCACCTGGACCCCTGGCAAGCAGGAGTCGCTCTTTGACACCGAGGCTCCGGAGACTCTGCAGCTGTTCTGGGACTGCATGTACTCCATCTCCACCTTCACGGCGCGCGCGCTCGCCGCGGTCTATGACTTCACCCGGAACACGCGGCTGCTGGACGTGGGCGGCGGCGCTGGCGCCTTCCCCATCGAATTGTGCCGTCACTTCGACCACTTGAGCGCGTCGGTCTTCGAACTGTCGCACGTGTGTGACCTGGCGCGCCAGCGGATCACCGACGCCAAGATGAGCGACACTGTCGATGCGGTCGTCGGGGACTTCATCCGCGATCCCGAACTGCCCCGCGGCTACGACGCCGTCATCCTGAGCATGATTCTTCATGACTGGGACGAAAACACCGGTCGGACGCTACTGCGCAAATGCCGAGCCGCTCTTCCCTCCGGCGGTGTCGTGTTGATCTGCGAACTCTTACTCAACGACGAGCGTACCGGACCACCGGCTGCAGCCTTGATGGGGATGAACATGCTGGTGGAGACCGAGGGAGGCAAGAACTACTCGGCCGCGGAGTACCGGAACTGGTTGCTGGAAGCCGGCTTCGCCCGCGTGGAAGTCCTGCCCCTCGAGGCGGCCGGCGCCAATGGTGTGGTTGTCGGCCACGTCAGCTGACACGCGTGCATCCAAGCTGTTCCCGGATCGGGGCAGCAACCCCAAGCCGCGAACCAACCCACTTGAGAGGGCCCCATGCGCCTGCGTGAGCGCATCGCTGGATACGACCGTGCCAGGCACGGAGTCCACCTGCTCAGAACTCCCGAAGTCATCGCCGATCCCTCCGTCTACATCGACGCCATCGCCGAGCTTGGCCCCCTGTTCTTCGACGAGGTCGGGGCAATGTGGGTGTGCTCCGGCTATGCCGAGGCAGTTGAGATCCTGCGCGGCCACCGGACATTCTCTTCCGTGCGCGAGCACGACCAGGGCGCGTTTGAGGAGCTGGGCCTGCACGCCTCCGCGAGCCTGAGCACCATGGTGCACGAGCAGATGCTCTTCATGGATCCGCCACAGCACAATGCCGTCCGGTCAGCCCTGGCCGAGCAGTTCACCGGCACCCGTGTAAGGAGCCGCGAGAACGACCTGCGGCAGATGGCCACCCGCGCCCTTGAGGATTTGCCTCGCAATGGCGTCCTCGACCTGGTGGTGGACTTCGCAGCGAAGCTGCCCTGCGCGCTGGTGGCGCAGTTACTGGGCATGCCGGGAAGGGAAGCAGAACTCACCCGGTGGGCTGAAGCCTACGAGCGGCTGCTGGGCAGCCTGTCCGCGCTGCCGGCGGCCCCGGACTCGGAGGTGGACGCGGTCCTGGCCGATGCCCTTGCCGTGTTGCAGAACGAAGCGAGAAGTCGACTGCGCACGCCTGGCGACGACGTGATCAGCTCGCTGACCGCCCCCCTGGTCGGCCGGTCACCAACCGACGATGAGCTGTTTGCTGTTGCGGCGAACTGCATCGTTCTGGTGGGCGGCGGCTACCAAACCCTGACCCACCTAGTCACTTCGGCTCTGCTGGCCGTGCATGACGACCCGGTCCTGGAGAAGCGTCTGCGTGAGGCCCCCGAGCACATCCCATCAGTTGTCGCAGAGGTCATGCGGGTCAACGGGTCGAGCCAGTACGTCGCGCGCAAAGCCACCACCGATGTGACTGTCCAGGGAACTCTGATCACAGCAGGCGAGAGAGTCCTGGTCCACCTGGCCGCTGCCAACCTGGACCCCCGGACCTTCACCGCACCCCGCACTCTGGACCTGGGCCGTCACGGCCCCAAGCACCTGGGCTTCGGCAGCGGACGCCACGCCTGCCCTGGCGCAGGTTACGCCGAACGCCTCGCCGGATTCGCAATTGAAGGCTTTCTGGCCCAGTACCCGTCCTATGCACCGGAACCGGAAGCACTCTCCTGGGGCATGCACGGGAACACCCGCTGCCTTGAACACGCGCGCGTCCGTGTCGATGCCGGAGTGACACCGGAAACTCCCCTCGACATACAAACGGCCGAACCCCACGCCACCGCCGGCGACAGCGTCCCCGCCCTGCCTGAGACCACCATCCCGGCAGGCTGCTGGCATGAGGTGTTCGAGCGGCAAGCCCTGCTGACGCCTGAGGCACTGGCGGTACAGGGGCCGGACGGCGACATCAGCTACCGCGAGCTCGATCAGCGGGCCAACGCTCTGGCCCATCGACTGCGGCGCCAGGGCGCCCAACCTGGCGCCGCAGTCGGCATCGTCATGGAACGTTCCGTGGAATTCGTCCTCTCTGTGCTGGCAGTAGCGAAGACCGGAGCCGCGTTCCTGCTCGCGGACGTATCCTGCCCCCGTGAACGCCTGCGGGCCATGCTCGTCGAGGCCGAGGCACGCATCGTCGTGTCCGACGACAGCCTTCCTTCCTCAGCCTCCCCCGTCCAGGTTGTCCGTTTAGGTGCGAAAGACTTCCGCCCGGATGCCCCGCTCACTGGAGCCTCCTCCGGCGACACGGCCTACGTCGTCTTCACCAGCGGCAGCACCGGTGCCCCGAAGGCCATCGCGATCAGCCACAAGGCCACGGTCAATCTCCACCTGGCGCAGCACCAGATCTTCGCCCTCAAACCCGCCGACCGGGTCCTGCAGTTCCTGTCACCCAACTTCGACGGCTGCATCGCCGACATCACTCTCGCGCTCCTGTCGGGCGCCACTTTGATCGTCGCGCCATCCGACCAGCTCACCGTCGGCCCCCCGCTGGCCCGACTGCTCGCATCACAGCGGATCACGACCGCAATCCTCACCCCGTCGGTCTGGATGACTCTCCCGGACCAGGTCCTGCCCGAACTGCGCATCGCCGCAGCCGCGGGCGAGCGACTGCCAGCTGCATGGGCGCGCAGGTGGACCGCACCAGGGCGGCGCCTGCTCAACCTTTACGGGCCGGCCGAGACGGCCGTCCTGGCAACCTGGCACGAATGCTCCCCGAACGACGACCCCCCGCCCATTGGCCGACCAGTCGCCAACAAACAGGCCTATCTCCTGGACCACCGCCTACGCAGCGTCCCGCCCGGGCAGGAGGGGGAACTCTGCCTCGGAGGCATCGGTGTCGGAAGATACCTGAACCAGCCAGATCTCATGGAAGAACGCTTCATCCGAACCCCCCACACCACCACCGACCCGGGAAGCCTGCTCTACCGCACCGGTGACATCTGTCGGCAGCACTCGGACGGCACACTCGAATACATCGGCCGCCGCGATCGTCAGATCAAGATCCGCGGCCAACGCGTCGAACTCGACGAGGTCGAGCGCGTCCTGGAGGCCGCCCCCGGGGTCACCGCCTGCGCCGTATATGAACAAGACGGCCGTATTGAAGCCCTGACCGTTCCCGCCGGCTCCCAGCTCGACGAGGAACCGATCCGCACCTTCCTGGCCTCCCGCCTGCACAGCGCCATGCTGCCTTCTGTGTTCACTACCGTCACCGAACTCCCGCGCACCGTGAACGGCAAAGCCGACCACCCCCCAACGCCCTCCAACGCGCTCGCTGCTCGCACCTACCCCGCCGGGCCCGCGCTCCCACTCGACGAACGCGCGAGGCGTCACTCCCGCATGACCTGGGAGATCGCCCAGCACTTCTCGCAGGTCCTCAACGTCCCGCTGCGTCGGGTCCAGGCGGATTTCGACTTCTTCTCCGCAGGCGGCGACTCCATCACCATCGCCGCCTTCCAGGTACGCCTGGAATCACTGACAGGCACACCCGTGGACACCGCAACCCTGATCACGGCGCCTACTCCGGAGCAGATTGCCACCCTTCTCCTCGATACCGGGACACCGACATGACCCGCCCAGTACTGCACACGAGGAGGGGCACACGGCCCGAGGCAGTCCTGTTCGTCCACGGAACGATGGACCACAGCGCGACCTTCCAGCGAGTCGCAGCACATATGCCCGGATGGACCGTCGCCGGGTATGACCGGCGCGGATGGGTCACCTCTCGCGCCCTCGCGGACCCGCAGACCCAAATGGCCGACCATGTAACCGATCTCATCTCCGCTACCTCCAGATTTCCAAGGCCCGTCGTGGCAGGGCACAGCTACGGCGCACTCGTGGCACTCACCGCAGCAGCCCAGCATCCTCGATTCATCAGGGCGGTCGTCCTCTTCGAGCCGCCCGTTCGCTGGCTGCCTTGGTGGCCCGACACCGCCCCCTGGGAGCAATTGGTCGAAGACGCATCAGCTCAGGGACCAGCCGCCGCGGCCAGAGCCCTCCAAGAAGCCGTCGTCGGCCACCCCACCACGCGACAGTCAGAGCAGGAACTAGAAGCGGCCGGTACCGCCCTGATCCGGGAGATGTCCGACCCCGCACTCAACCTGCCCACATTCGACCCCACGACGATAACCACACCTGTTATCACCGTTTCGGGAAGCCAGTCGCTGACACATCACCGACAGACCGCGCTCCACCTTGCAAACCTGATCCCTGCCGGCCACCACGCATCCATCGACGGCGCCGACCACATCGCGCACGTCACCCATCCACAGGACCTCGCCGCGCTCATAGAACAGGCAGCTGCCATGGATGAGGGCTGAACCATGCTCAGGCCGTTGCAGACGGGAACTGCGCTAGGCCTGCTACATCACAACGACAGGAAGGGCCGCCATGCTGCCGGTCAACTTGGAGAAGGCTATGTTCGGCGTAATCTCAACGCCGGTCCTACACCTGGCTGACCGCTACGAGGTGTTCACCCACCTGGCCGCGAACGGGCCTACGGCCGCGGCTGACATCGCCGAAGAGCTCCACATAGACCTGGAAACCACGGAGCGGATGCTGCT contains:
- a CDS encoding alpha/beta fold hydrolase, which translates into the protein MTRPVLHTRRGTRPEAVLFVHGTMDHSATFQRVAAHMPGWTVAGYDRRGWVTSRALADPQTQMADHVTDLISATSRFPRPVVAGHSYGALVALTAAAQHPRFIRAVVLFEPPVRWLPWWPDTAPWEQLVEDASAQGPAAAARALQEAVVGHPTTRQSEQELEAAGTALIREMSDPALNLPTFDPTTITTPVITVSGSQSLTHHRQTALHLANLIPAGHHASIDGADHIAHVTHPQDLAALIEQAAAMDEG
- a CDS encoding methyltransferase, translating into MTQPKDTTPLLPTPLMQLATGFWSFKTFAGAIDIGLFNLLGGGRELTMEEVSAELGIADRPADLLLAGCASLGLLDKSGSRYRNSELSEEFLVEGRPYYFGGFVRYLDRREYPAWQSIVQTLRTNSPLTWTPGKQESLFDTEAPETLQLFWDCMYSISTFTARALAAVYDFTRNTRLLDVGGGAGAFPIELCRHFDHLSASVFELSHVCDLARQRITDAKMSDTVDAVVGDFIRDPELPRGYDAVILSMILHDWDENTGRTLLRKCRAALPSGGVVLICELLLNDERTGPPAAALMGMNMLVETEGGKNYSAAEYRNWLLEAGFARVEVLPLEAAGANGVVVGHVS
- a CDS encoding amino acid adenylation domain-containing protein; this encodes MRLRERIAGYDRARHGVHLLRTPEVIADPSVYIDAIAELGPLFFDEVGAMWVCSGYAEAVEILRGHRTFSSVREHDQGAFEELGLHASASLSTMVHEQMLFMDPPQHNAVRSALAEQFTGTRVRSRENDLRQMATRALEDLPRNGVLDLVVDFAAKLPCALVAQLLGMPGREAELTRWAEAYERLLGSLSALPAAPDSEVDAVLADALAVLQNEARSRLRTPGDDVISSLTAPLVGRSPTDDELFAVAANCIVLVGGGYQTLTHLVTSALLAVHDDPVLEKRLREAPEHIPSVVAEVMRVNGSSQYVARKATTDVTVQGTLITAGERVLVHLAAANLDPRTFTAPRTLDLGRHGPKHLGFGSGRHACPGAGYAERLAGFAIEGFLAQYPSYAPEPEALSWGMHGNTRCLEHARVRVDAGVTPETPLDIQTAEPHATAGDSVPALPETTIPAGCWHEVFERQALLTPEALAVQGPDGDISYRELDQRANALAHRLRRQGAQPGAAVGIVMERSVEFVLSVLAVAKTGAAFLLADVSCPRERLRAMLVEAEARIVVSDDSLPSSASPVQVVRLGAKDFRPDAPLTGASSGDTAYVVFTSGSTGAPKAIAISHKATVNLHLAQHQIFALKPADRVLQFLSPNFDGCIADITLALLSGATLIVAPSDQLTVGPPLARLLASQRITTAILTPSVWMTLPDQVLPELRIAAAAGERLPAAWARRWTAPGRRLLNLYGPAETAVLATWHECSPNDDPPPIGRPVANKQAYLLDHRLRSVPPGQEGELCLGGIGVGRYLNQPDLMEERFIRTPHTTTDPGSLLYRTGDICRQHSDGTLEYIGRRDRQIKIRGQRVELDEVERVLEAAPGVTACAVYEQDGRIEALTVPAGSQLDEEPIRTFLASRLHSAMLPSVFTTVTELPRTVNGKADHPPTPSNALAARTYPAGPALPLDERARRHSRMTWEIAQHFSQVLNVPLRRVQADFDFFSAGGDSITIAAFQVRLESLTGTPVDTATLITAPTPEQIATLLLDTGTPT
- a CDS encoding tryptophanase produces the protein MTKADSTDPTGDARHPAEPWRVKSIESIRLTSAQERGVALSAAGYNVGMLPADLVYIDLYTDSGTSAMSDRQWAAMMLGDESYAGSRSFYRFEAAVRDYYGYEHVIPAHQGRAAENMLSRCLIRPGHHVPGNMYFTTTRQHQELNGGIFHDIIIDEAHDPDADLPFKGNVDLAKLERLIGKVGAEQIPYVSLAATVNMAGGQPISMANLAEVRELTRRRGIPVMLDAARAVENAWFIKQREPGWNGRSVADILQAMCALTDGATMSAKKDSFANIGGWLAVRDPALAEQARNLVVVYEGLHTYGGMAGRDLEATAQGIEESVQEDSIRTRVQQVAYLAGRIAAAGVPIVRPVGGHAVFLNATAFLPGIPHEQFPAQTLTCALYLDAGIRSTERGAVSAGRDPVTGENRYPPLELVRLTIPRRTYTQSHMDVVAESIIRLYGQREKLRSGVAFAYEPETLRFFQSRFRPLSGEPLFG